AATGGGATTTTTTAATTTTTTTCAGTATCAAGTACTTAAAATAAAAAAAAAGGCCGTCCCATAGTTTGTTTTGAGACGGCCCCTATTTTATATTTTATTCAAATTGCCACATTTAGGAATAATTAATGAAATGAACCTGGAATAAATATAAATCATTGTTAATAGTGGCTATAATTGTGATTATTTAATTTATTTATATTAATACAATTATTATCTAATTGATTAATTCTATAGCTGGCGTATGTCGATTAATATAATACATTGGTACTGGGAGTTTAATATTTTGTAGGGTTAATGTTACAATGTATGACTTTAAACGATATTCCTTCCCGGAAGAAAGGAAAAAGAATTCTTTTATTTATGGTTTTTTTTCACTGTTATTTATACTTGTGATAGTGATATTTACATTAATTGCTGATAAACCACAGAATAATAATAAAAAAATTGTTTCATCAAATCTGTCATCAGTTGAAAACAAACTTATTATTGATGGCATAAAGATGGAAGATGATACTCCCCCAGCTGAAACTGAAGGTGAGGTTATATTTGATGATAATTTTGATGATGATATAGACCTTTCAAATACTGTTGTGGTAGATACCTCCAAAAGTAAAAAAAAAGAAAAAAATTATACTATTGAAGAATTGAAAAAAAAAGATAAGCGCTGGCACCATACTAAATATCAAATACAAAAAAATGACAATATATGGAAGATAGCTCAAAAATTTGATACAAATTATAAATTGATACTTTTAGCAAATAATATAGACAATCTAGATATTCTAAAACCTGGGAAGATAATTATAGTTCCTAACAGGAAAGGAGTATTCCACAGAGTAAAAAAAGGTCAATCATTAATGGCAATAGCTTGCCTTTATAAAATTCCTTTACACAATATCATCATTAATAATTCATTAAAAGATTCAAATTGCATTTTTCATGGACAAACCATTTTTATACCAGATACACGTGTAAATGTAAGTAATATTAATGATGGTACGTATATAGTAAAAAAAGAGAAATCAAAAGAAAATAATCAGATTAAATCAAACATATCGTTACTATGGCCGGTAAATGGCAAAATTACATCCAGTTTTGGGAATAGAAGAAATCCATTGGGCAAAGGCCGTCAATTTCACTGTGGATTAGATATCAGTTGTGATGTTGATACACCGGTAAGGGCTGCTATGGATGGGACTGTAATCTATTCAGGATGGAAGGATGGTTATGGAAATGTAGTTGTCATAAAACACAATAAAGGGTATATTTCTGTATATGGGCATAACAGCAATAATTTGGTTAAAGAAGGCGATAGTGTGCAGAAAGGGCAGGTTATTGCAAAAAGTGGCATGACGGGTTCAGTAACCGGAGCACATGTACATTTTGAATTCAGGAAATATATAACGCCACTTAATCCTTTACGATATTTAAAGGAAAAATAATGGGATTCATGTATAATCATATTCTTCGAATTCTTAATCGTTCTATATGTATTGTATTTTTATTGGTAAGTACTATATTTGCTACCGGCCAGATGAAATATGATAATCCTAACCAGATTATCCCTGTATTTTATACCCAAAATGATTATGTTGCATGGAAAGCGATAGTTAAGGGGAGAATTATAAGCATTGGGGAAAGGGAAGATACGGCAAAACAGGAATTAACCCGCACAGTACAACCTAAAACAAAAGTAACTGTCAGGCTTTATAATACTGACGGCATTCATAAAGGAACAACGTTATATGTCATAAATACTAATAATTTAATTGTTTCCCGTTTTACAGTTGAGACTATTTTCCGTTCACAATCATTTGGAGATATGCTGGTTGGGTATGGATATTTCAGGTTGTCAACAATAGGTGATAGGGTTGTTCAACGATTTGAAGGTGCATATCCTGAATTTGCAAAAATTCATAAAGCACGCGGTGATTATTATAAAAACACTGGCGAATTTGGCAATGCCATAAAAGAATATAATCAGGCTATTATTCTTGATGCTAACTATCCTGAAGCTCATATTGAACTGGGTAAAATATATTTCAATGATAATGTTTTACAATTTGCTTTTAATGAATTTGAACAAGCATACAAAAATAAAGATAGGATAGTTGATAAGCAAGATACATATGAGTTATTATATTACATGGCAAAAACACGATTTATAGAAGCATATGAAACAAATATACCTGGTTCACTAAAAGAAAAATATATTAAAGATGGTATTAACTATGCAAAAGAAGCATTAACCATTATGCCTGATTCAGTTGAAGATTTGTACATGCTTGGTATCATGTATTATAAAAACACAGATCCTGATGATGTTCAAGCCAAGAAGACCTTTGAAAAAGTTATTGAGTTAGATCCAACCCATACAGGTGCATATATAGCATTGTCTGAATTATATTTAAAACATAAGAATAATAAGAAGGCAAACTATTATTCTAAAAAAGCACTTGAAGTGGATCCAGCAAATGAACGTGCGCGATTTATATATAGAATAACACAAGAAAAGTGACGTGGATGAATATATTTGAATTATGATTATAATAAAACCATAATAAATACAGTAAATATACTTGACTATTATCAATAATGCTGCATAAGCTGTTTACCCCACATTAATATATTCTGTTATAGGATAGTTTCTATGAATGAATTCTTGCAAAATGAAATTGTGCGTTCCCTATTGCCATTAATTATTATAAATGCACTGGCTGTACTAAGCTTTATTGTTTTCTTATTTATCTATCCTAAAAGGCCCAGGGATCCTGAAATAATAGCAAGGATGCATGAAACATTTATTGGGCTTATTTTCAGGGAATTTTGGTATTGGGTTAATCAGCCATTTATTAATTTTTTTATTTATTTCAAAATAAAACCTAATACTATTACTGCTATTTCTCTTCTTCTGGCTTTTGTAAGTGCTTATTTTTATTATATTGGGAATTTTGGTCTGGCAGGGTGGATACTCATAGTGAGTGCAACACTGGATATAATAGATGGCCGTGTTGCAAGGACTACAAATACCGTAACAAAATCAGGTGCTTACTGGGATTCATGTGTTGACAGATATAGTGAAGGAGTTGTGTTTTTAGGTATAGCAATGTATTATCAGCATAATTTTATTGCATTACTTGCCACAATAGTAGCTTTAATAGGATCAGAGCTGGTAAGCTACACTAAAGCACGGGGTGAAGCAATAGGTGTTACTACAAAACGGGGAGTAATGCAAAGAGCTGAACGATTAGCAATAGTATGTGTCATTTCAGTTTTACACCCATTCTTCCAGGTAATATTTACAAATTCATCGGTTAATCCTGAAATAGTTATGATTGGTGCTATGATTGTTATGGCAGTTACAACAAATCTTACAGCAGCAACCAGGATGCGAATTATTTTCAGGGAGATTAAACAAACCGAGAGCAATGTATGAAAAAACGTTTTCAATAAAAACATTAGGGTGTAAATGCAATCAGTATGAATCTGCTCAGATAGCTTCACAGTTTTTATCATCAGGATATAAAGCAGTCCCATTTGGCTCACCTGCAGATATTGTTATTATCAACACCTGCACTGTTACCGATAAAAGCAATAAAAAATGTCGTAACTATATCCGCCAGGGTGCAAAATTTTCAAAAACTGGCAAGGTTATTGTTACCGGTTGCATGGTGGAAACACATAAAGATGAACTTGATGCTATGCCTGAAGTACAGGCGTCATTTACAAACGTGCAAAAGGATCAAATACCAGTATTATCAGGAGCCATTGATTCAAGTACTGCAAATTCAATAAATGAAATAAATAATAATTACGCATTGCCGTTTATGCGTACACGCGGCTATATCAAAATTCAGGATGGATGTGATGGAGGATGCTCATATTGCATTGTACCAAAAGTGCGCGGCAATCCAACATCACGGCCGGTGGATGATATTTTAAAGCATGCACAATTCTTGATTGAACATAATTGTCCTGAAATTGTATTAACTGGCATCACTATTGGTAAATATCAGTATCATGATGATACATTAGCATCCATAATAAAAAAAATAATTGCTCTGGATGGCAATTTTAGGGTACGGGTAACTTCGGTTGAACCTACACACGTTAGTAATGAACTCATAGATATTTTGAAACATGATAAAGTTTGTAAACACATTCATCTGCCATTACAATCAGGATCAGATTCTGTTCTTAAGCATATGAACAGACCTTATACAGTCGATTTCTATGCAAAGCTCATTGACACAATAAGGACATCAATACCTGAGATTGCTATTGGCACCGACATTATCATTGGGTATCCATCTGAAAAAGAAGAAGACTTTACGGCAACGATAGATTTGGTGCGTATGCTGCAATTTGCCTATGTTCACCAGTTCAGCTATTCACCCAGGGAAGGAACAATGTCCAGTAACTATCGCCCATTACCATATGATAGTATTCATACACGAGCACAACGTTTGCGAGATGTTGCACAAGAGTGTTCATACCAATATCGTTTGCAGTTTTTACACACTACACGTCCTGCAGTTGTAGAAAAAGATGGCAATTGTTTAACAGCACTTACCGATAACTATCTAAAAGTTTCCCTTGAAGATAATCATTTTAACAGAAGTAGGTTAGGTACAATAGTACCCGTGAAGATCACGTTAGTATCTAGAGAAAAAATTGAAGGCTCAATAGAAATTTAAACATGAATTGTTGCTTTAAAACTCACGGTGGGCACTTGGCGCAAATTGATTGGAACAATGCAGTGGAGAGGTATCGGTCACCTCTGTCGGGTAGAATTGTAACCACTGTCCCCTGTTTTAAAGTGTTTGCAACCTGAATGCTACCGGCAACTGCAGCACCGCTTGACATCCCACAAAAGAGCCCTTCCTGTAAGGCTAATTTGCGTGCATATTCAAATGCAGTTTCATCATCAATGGTAATGATGTCATCAAGCATACCGGGATTATATATGTCAGGAACTATCGCTTCCTGCATATTCTTTAAACCCTGAATGGAATGGCCAACTACAGGTTCAACACCAATAATTCTGATTTTGGGATTATATTCTTTTAACCTTTTAGCTACACCCATAATGGTTCCAGTGGTTCCCAGTCCTGCTACAAAAGCACTTATCTGTCCACCTGTTTGCTTCAGAATTTCAGCGCCGGTAGTTTCATAATGCGCAAGTACATTTGCAGGATTGGAAAACTGATTGGGCATGAAATAGATGTCCGGATTTTCTTCATACATTTTATGTGCCTGGATTATCGCACCATCAGTACCCATACACCCTTCGGTTAATACTAACTGTGCGCCAAACGCAATGAGTGTTTGTTGGCGTTCAACACTAACACATTTTGGCATGCAAAGAACAACTTTGTATCCTAATGCAGAACCAACCATTGCAAGCCCAATGCCAGTATTACCACTTGTTGGTTCAAGAATAGTTTTGTCAGGTGTTAAAGCGCCCGATTCAATGGCTTTTTTAATCATATACCAGGCGGTGCGATCTTTTATGGAACCGCCAGGATTTGCACCTTCAAATTTTGCTAATATTCTGCTTCCTTTAGGTGAAAGTTTAGCTAACTCAATGAGAGGAGTATTCCCTATAGCAGTAATAAGGGAGTATGAAGTAATATTGATAGAATGAGAATTAGTCTTTTGCATATCAATAACTGTGATAAAAATCTAATGGCACTTAATATTATATGAATGAATATGTCAATTGTTATTATATCGCCATAAAAAAGGAAATACATATTTTTTATTGTGGGCGATAGTTACCGATGAAGGGATGTATGAAAAAAAATGAGCGGGTGATGGGACTCGAACCCACGGCGTTCAGCTTGGGAAGCTGACATTCTACCACTGAATTACACCCGCGTTTTAAACACTGAATTACACCCGCGTTTTAAACACTGAATTACACCCGCGTTTTAAATGCCGATCATTTTACTACCTTTTCTAGAGCAATCATAACATTTTTCAAGAAATTTTTTAAAATTTTCAATAATATTTTTGTTAGTAGTAAAACAATAAAAAAATAAACAGCCCCACAGCATAAAGTGATAGGGCTGTTTATTTTTAATATGGTTTCTTCATTGTAAAATCCCTTTTTCTTTTAACGCCTTATATTTTGCTGATCTATCAATATACTGAGTATGGAGTAGCTTATGAGCTAAATGAGAATTGGGATGCTCTAAGTATTCCTTATATATTGCTTTTATTTGGGGATTATCTTGTGATTTTCTCAGTGGCATTGATTTATCATAGGTATATACGCCTTTTGTCCTTTTATTTTTTATGGTAGTGTAGGTGGAAGCAAAGATGTTTGAAATATATTTAAAACTTGATATCAAAACTATACTCGTCGTTGATAAAAATAAAAATGATCTTCTGGTACGCTTCATATTTATCACCTCTCAATTAAAATAAAAATTTTTATAGAATAAACACATTGTCAGGATCCAATGGTTGACCACCGCCGTTGACACATCCGCCAGGGCAGGTCATCACTTCGATGAAATGATATTTTGATGTACCATTTTTAACCATTTCAATAACAGGTTTTGCATTTTTTAACCCAGATATGACACATACATTGATTGTTAACCCGCCCACAGGTATTGATGCTTCTCGTATTCCTTGTTCACCTCGTACAGATTCAAATTCAATGTTTGTAAGTTGCTTCCCCGTTACCGCTTCATAGGCAAACCTCAATGCAGCTTCCATAACGCCACCCGTAACGCCAAATATGGTAGCAGCACCGGTAGAAATACCCAACACTGGATCAGGATTTTCATGGGATATGTTTTTTAAATCAATGTTATTCTTTTTAAACATATAAGCAAGCTCACGAGTATTAATTGTAGCGTCTATATCTCTATAACCGCTTGCATTGAGTTCAGGACGCAACCCTTCAAATTTTTTTGCAATACAGGGCATGATAGAAACTGTATAAATATCTTTTGAATCCTTTTTGATCTTTTTCGCTCCATATGTTTTTGCTAATGCACTTAACATACCAATTGGTGATTTGCAGGTAGATAAATGCGGAATTAATTCTGGATAAAATGTTTCTACATATTTAATCCATCCAGGACAGCATGAAGTAAACTGTGGTAATGGTTTATCCACTTTTTTGGTAATGCGCTGAATAAGCTCAGTACCTTCTTCAATTATAGTAAGATCTGCTGCAAATTCATTATCCCATACAATATCAAAACCTAATTGCTTTAAAGCTGCCGTCATTTGTGGCATTGCATTGTATCCCGGTTCAAAACCAAAAGGCTCGCCAATTGCATATCGTACCGCTGGAGCAACCATTGCCACAACGGTTTTTCTTTTGTCATTAATTGCATCTTCTATATCAGTAATAAATGATACCTGTTCTTGTATAGCACCATATGGGCAATTGACAAGACATTGACCGCAATTAACGCACCCATCATAGTGATGAACAGTATGTTTGCTTGTGCTCTTCTTATCTTTGCCATCAATAATACCCGTGGGGCATACTTCTGTACACGTATGGCAGGCATGACACCTGCTTTGATCAACCTGTACGTAAAACGTTTTATCATATTCTTCAACCGATGGCACATAGTTCTTTATGGTAATTCCTTCGGTTTTAGAATATCTGTTACAGGATGCTAACAGCGGTAAAAGAAATGTACTTTTTAGAAGATCTTTTCTGGTGACATTCATTTGATTTCCTCCTTAACAAGTTGTAAAAAAATATACTATTAAAATATCTATAAATTGTTTATGAACATCAGTATAAAATGGTATTACAATTGTCAAATAAATAATACTATAAATATAAAATTATTATAAATATAGCATTAATTATATTGACAAAATGTATATGAAATATAAAAGGTGTATAAATATTTAAAGGAGGTGAGATTGTAGTATGGTTGATTCTATATTACAGGAATTAAATCCTCAAAATAAGGATTTATTGCTTGTTGCATTACAGAAGTTATCTGTACACGGCAGGCTTGATGAACATTTGTTAAGCAAGGTAGCACAACATTTCAATGTTTCACCTGCAAAGGTATATGGTGTGGCATCGTTTTATTCATTTATACCATTAGTATCAACTGGTAGATATGTTATTCGTATATGTAAAAGTATATCATGTGATATGGCAAATAAAGATGAGATAGTAACTGCAATAAAAGAATATTTAGGTATTGATAGTGGGCAAACTACCAGCGATAAGATGTTTACATTGCTTGAAACAAATTGTCTTGGATGGTGTGATGAAGCACCTGCAATGATTATCAATGATGTTCCTTATACCCATCTTACAAATGAAAAAGTAATAGCAATTCTCACGAAACTTAAAGAGGAACAATAAACTATAAAACTTCAATCAGGAGAATATATATGAAAAAAGTTTTAATTGTAGATGACGATCAGGATGTTGTTGTTTCGTTAAAAGCAATACTTGCATCAAAAGGATATACCGTATACGAAGCATATAGCGGAAAAGAGGGCATTGAAGTATTTAAAAATGTTAAGCCAGATGTTGTACTTTTAGACTTAATGATGGAACAGGTGGATACAGGGATTACTGTGTGTAAACAGATGCGTGCTGAAAATGCCAATGTAAAAATCTATATGTTGAGTGCAGTTGGTGATGAGGCTGCATCCACTATTGATGTGGCAAAAGCTGGCTTTAATGGAGCTATCTCCAAGCCTATTTCACCTGATGAATTATTGCGCCTGGTGGAGTAAAGGAGGATAACAATGGAGAATACTCTTGAAAAATTGCAGGAAAAATTTTCGTTAATTTTTTCGGTTTGCGATCATAGCAAAATAGTCAACGCAATTGTAAAAAAAAGTCCTGAAGAAATTATAGATGAAATTACAAAATCGGGATTGCGAGGAAGAGGTGGGGCAGGATTCCCAACCGGTATAAAATGGAAAGCAGCAAAAGAGGCTGAATCACATCAAAAATATGTGATATGTAATGCTGATGAGGGAGAACCCGGAACTTTTAAAGATAGAAAAATATTACGGGATCACAGCGAACTTGTGCTTTTGGGTATGTGTGCAGCTGCAAAGGCTATTGGTGCTACAACAGGATATATATATCTACGTGGCGAGTATGCATTTCTAAAACCACAAATAGAAGAAAAAATCAAAGAATATAATGAATTATTTAAAAAGCATTCTATTGATTTTACAGTCCGTCTGAGGATGGGCAGTGGCGCATATGTATGTGGTGAGGAAAGTGCACTTATTGAATCAATAGAAGGTAATCGTGGGGAACCTCGTAATAAACCACCATTTCCGGTTACCAGAGGTTTATTTAATTTTCCAACAGTTGTGAACAATGTAGAAACATTAGCCTATGCAGCAATCATTGTAGATGAAGGCGCTTCAAAATTTGCATCAATAGGAACTAAAGATTCAAAAGGATCAAAGATGTTCTCCATTTCGGGTGATGCAAAAATAAAAGGTGTCTTTGAACTCCCATTGGGTATGAAGGTACAAGAACTTGTGGATTTATTTTCTGATGGCGATACAAAGGCTGTTCAGATAGGAGGAGCATCGGGATTTTGTGTTCCGCGCAAACTATTCAAAGAAAGGATTATTGGCTTTGAAGGCATACCAACCGGGGGTTCTATAATTTTGTTTAATAGCTCACGATCAATGTATAGGGTTTTGATGAATTATCTTGATTTCTTTAAAGAGGAGTCATGCGGACAGTGTACACCGTGCAGGGTAGGTTGTCAGCAACTGTATTTAGGGATAAAGGCAATTCACAGTGGCCAGAAACCATTACAGTATTTACATGAATTACAACGGCTGGCCAGTACTATGGCAATAACGGCAAAATGTGGTTTGGGGCAATCGGTTGCCAATCCTTTTATTTCGATTAGTGAACATTTCAAAGAAGAAATTTGTTACTGATAGGGAGGTACTGTAATGAAAACAGTTATGCTGACAATAAACGATAAAAAATTTGAAGTACCAGACAATTATACTGTGCTACAGGCTGCAAAAGAAATGGGTATACAAATACCTACTCTTTGCTATCATGACGATCTTTGTGTGGCAGGTAATTGCAGAGTATGCCTGGTGGAACAAAAAGGTATGCGAGCACTACAGACTTCATGCACGCTTCAGGTAGCGCCGGGTATGACTATTTATACCAATACCAGACGTGTACGGGAGGTCCGCAAAACAATTATTGAGCTACTTTTGTCAGAACATGCTGATAACTGTACTTCGTGCTATAAAAATGGAAATTGTGAGCTACAGCAGCTTGCAAAAGAATATATGGTAGATGGCAATAAATTTATTAAAACAATACGGTATTGGAATATTGATGATTCTTCGCCATCAATAATTAAAGACGATAGTAAATGTATAAAATGTACTCGCTGTGTGCGTACCTGTGAGCAGTTACAGAGTGTATCAGCGTTATATAGTGCTCATAAAGGTGATCACACAAAAATAGCAACTTTTTTTGATAAGCCGCTGGATGAAGTAATATGCACTAATTGTGGCCAGTGTATAAACAGATGTCCTACGGGGGCTTTGATTGAAAAAAATTATATTCAAGAAGTATGGGATGCTCTGGATAATGAGGAAAAATTTGTAGTGGTACAAACAGCTCCTGCTGTGCGAGTAAGTATTGCAGAGGCTCTGGGCATAGGGGTTGGTAAAATCAGCACAGGAAAACTGGTAGCAGCACTGCGAAGACTTGGATTTGATGCAGTGCTCGATACTGATTTTACCGCTGATCTAACTATAATTGAAGAAGGAAATGAATTTTTGCACCGTGTTACCAAGGCTATTCGTGATAAGCAGAATGTTGCGTTGCCAATGACAACATCGTGCTCACCTGGCTGGATAAAATTTATAGAGCACAAATATCCTGATTTGTTAGCAAATGTATCAACGTGTAAGTCCCCACAGCAGATGTTTGGTGCTCTTGCCAAAACATTTTATGCACAAAAACGAAATATCGACCCTGCAAGGATGGTTACAGTTTCAATAATGCCCTGTACTGCAAAAAAATATGAGGCAAACAGACCCGAGATGTATTCAAGTGGCTATAAGGATGTTGATTATGTATTAACTACCCGTGAATTGGCTCTAATGATACAGCAAGCAGGTATTGACTTTGAGAAACTTCCTGAAGAAGATTATGATTCTATAATGGGTAAGTCCACTGGTGCGGCAGTAATTTTTGGAGCTACCGGTGGTGTTATGGAAGCGGCGTTGCGTACGGTTTATGAGATAGTTACTGGTAAAGAGGTTCCGTTTCAAAAATTAAATATCACACCGGTAAGAGGGATGGAAGGTGTTCGTGCTGCGTCAATTACTATTAATGGAACAAAACCTGAATATAGCTTTCTTGATGGGGTAACTGTAAAAGTGGCAGTTGCTCATGGTCTTGCTAATGCTGCACGCCTTATGGATGAGGTACGAGCAGGGAAAAGTTCATACCACTTTATTGAAATAATGGCCTGTCCCGGTGGCTGCATAGGCGGAGGAGGACAGCCAATACCAACTAACCTTGATATACGTAAAAAGCGCGCTGAGGCAATTTATGAAGCTGATATGCAATTGCCAATACGGAAATCACATGAAAATCCTGAAATTAAGCAAATTTATCAAGAGTTCCTTAAAGAGCCTTTGGGTCATTTATCACATACGCTATTACATACTCACTATAGCAAGCGGCTGTAACAACCGCATCTAAGTTTATCAGGTTAATGGGGTGTGAACAATCATGCCCCTTCTTTTTTTATAGTCTATTAGTGATATAATGAAATATGAGGAGATTTTATCAGGATGGAAACCTATATCGATGAACAATGTATAGTGAATACTTTACAAAATGTTACAGTAGATAGTTATGCCATAAAAGAAATACTGGCAAAAGCGAAGGAATTAAAGGGCCTGGATAGTAAAGATGTTGCTATATTAAGTGCAATCTCCACTGAAATGGCAAATGAGTTGTATGAAACAGCCGATTATATCAAAAAGCAGATATATGGGAATAGAATAGTTCTTTTTGCACCACTATATATTTCAAATTACTGTGCAAATGATTGTGTGTACTGCGCTTTTAGAGCAAGCAACAGAACAATAAAGCGAAATTATTTAACAATGGAACAAATAAAATGCGAAGTGGAAACTCTTGTAGAGCAGGGTCATAAACGGCTTCTTCTGGTAGCAGGTGAAGCATATCCGCCGTATAGCAGTAATAAAAGGGGTTTACAGTATATACTTGATGCAATAGAAAATGTATATAGCGTTAAAAAACGTAATGGAGAGATTCGCCGTTTAAATGTGAATATTGCTCCGTTAACAGTTGAAGAGTTTAAAGAACTTAAAGCAGCAAAAATTGGTACCTACCAGTTATTTCAAGAAACCTACCATAAAGACACATATAGTAAAGTACATCCAAAAGGG
This region of Spirochaetota bacterium genomic DNA includes:
- a CDS encoding NADH-dependent [FeFe] hydrogenase, group A6 codes for the protein MKTVMLTINDKKFEVPDNYTVLQAAKEMGIQIPTLCYHDDLCVAGNCRVCLVEQKGMRALQTSCTLQVAPGMTIYTNTRRVREVRKTIIELLLSEHADNCTSCYKNGNCELQQLAKEYMVDGNKFIKTIRYWNIDDSSPSIIKDDSKCIKCTRCVRTCEQLQSVSALYSAHKGDHTKIATFFDKPLDEVICTNCGQCINRCPTGALIEKNYIQEVWDALDNEEKFVVVQTAPAVRVSIAEALGIGVGKISTGKLVAALRRLGFDAVLDTDFTADLTIIEEGNEFLHRVTKAIRDKQNVALPMTTSCSPGWIKFIEHKYPDLLANVSTCKSPQQMFGALAKTFYAQKRNIDPARMVTVSIMPCTAKKYEANRPEMYSSGYKDVDYVLTTRELALMIQQAGIDFEKLPEEDYDSIMGKSTGAAVIFGATGGVMEAALRTVYEIVTGKEVPFQKLNITPVRGMEGVRAASITINGTKPEYSFLDGVTVKVAVAHGLANAARLMDEVRAGKSSYHFIEIMACPGGCIGGGGQPIPTNLDIRKKRAEAIYEADMQLPIRKSHENPEIKQIYQEFLKEPLGHLSHTLLHTHYSKRL